Proteins encoded within one genomic window of Vidua macroura isolate BioBank_ID:100142 chromosome 2, ASM2450914v1, whole genome shotgun sequence:
- the LOC128803261 gene encoding gap junction beta-6 protein, with product MDWGALHTILGGVNKHSTSIGKIWLTVLFIFRIMILVVAAEKVWGDEQDDFVCNTLQPGCKNVCYDHFFPISHIRLWALQLIFVSTPALLVAMHVAYRRHEKKRQFRKGDQKCEFKDIEEIRKQRFRIEGSLWWTYTSSIFFRLIFEAVFMYAFYFMYDGFRMPRLMKCNAWPCPNTVDCFVSRPTEKTVFTIFMIAVSSICILLNVAELCYLLTRFFLRRSKKAGNSKQQPNHENKEETKQNEMNELISDSCQNTVIGFSSS from the coding sequence ATGGATTGGGGAGCTCTGCATACCATTTTAGGAGGAGTAAATAAGCACTCCACCAGTATTGGGAAGATATGGCTCACAGTCCTCTTCATCTTCCGTATCATGATCCTGGTTGTGGCTGCAGAGAAAGTCTGGGGAGATGAACAAGATGACTTTGTCTGTAACACACTTCAGCCTGGCTGCAAAAATGTTTGCTATGATCACTTTTTCCCCATCTCTCACATCAGACTCTGGGCCCTgcagctgatctttgtctccacaCCTGCACTGCTGGTGGCCATGCATGTGGCTTACAGGAGGcatgaaaagaaaaggcagtTCAGAAAAGGAGACCAGAAATGTGAATTCAAGGACATCGAAGAAATCAGGAAACAGAGGTTTCGTATTGAGGGCTCCTTGTGGTGGACGTACACCAGCAGCATCTTTTTCAGACTGATCTTTGAAGCTGTCTTCATGTACGCGTTTTATTTCATGTATGATGGGTTCCGAATGCCTCGCTTAATGAAGTGTAatgcctggccctgccccaaCACTGTAGACTGCTTTGTTTCCCGACCTACTGAAAAGACAGTGTTCACTATTTTCATGATTGCTGTGTCCAGCATTTGCATTCTTTTAAATGTGGCTGAATTATGTTACTTACTGACAAGGTTTTTCCTCAGAAGGTCTAAAAAAGCTGGAAATTCGAAACAGCAACCCAACCATGAGAATaaggaagaaaccaaacaaaatgaaatgaatGAGTTAATATCTGATAGCTGCCAGAACACAGTTATAGGGTTTTCAAGTAGCTAA